In one window of Candidatus Avedoeria danica DNA:
- a CDS encoding 4'-phosphopantetheinyl transferase superfamily protein, with translation MTVPDGAIDARVWLPPPSDLVLAPGDVHVWRIELDLPGVDVAALNALVLAPDERLRVARFRRPIDGVRFCVARARLRQVLARYAGCAPGDVAFVVDDLGKPHLATGIDRADGLATADLAFNLSHSGGLALVAVARGCRVGVDVETGRGHNDLAAIAARYFSPVEQTYLAGQSADGWRDAFFTLWTAKEAYTKAIGAGLSAGFTRFDVDVHADGSLTLGGTIADDTSTGAWSVRRLTPGPGYYGALAVDRPGPSLACWRWPA, from the coding sequence GTGACCGTGCCTGACGGCGCGATCGATGCCCGTGTCTGGCTGCCGCCGCCGAGCGACCTCGTCCTCGCGCCCGGCGACGTCCACGTCTGGCGCATCGAGCTGGATCTGCCGGGCGTCGATGTCGCCGCGCTCAACGCCCTCGTCCTCGCCCCCGACGAGCGGCTGCGCGTGGCGCGCTTCCGCCGCCCGATCGACGGCGTGCGCTTCTGCGTGGCGCGGGCGCGGCTGCGGCAGGTATTGGCGCGATATGCGGGGTGTGCGCCGGGCGACGTCGCGTTCGTCGTGGACGACCTCGGCAAGCCGCACCTGGCGACGGGCATCGACCGGGCCGATGGCCTCGCCACTGCCGACCTCGCGTTCAACCTCAGCCACTCGGGCGGCCTCGCCCTCGTCGCCGTGGCGCGCGGCTGCCGCGTCGGGGTCGACGTCGAGACCGGGCGCGGCCACAACGACCTGGCGGCGATCGCGGCGCGGTACTTCTCGCCGGTCGAGCAGACCTATCTGGCCGGGCAATCGGCTGACGGCTGGCGCGACGCGTTCTTCACGCTCTGGACGGCCAAGGAAGCGTACACCAAGGCGATCGGCGCCGGCCTGTCGGCAGGCTTCACGCGCTTCGACGTCGACGTCCACGCGGATGGATCGCTGACGCTCGGCGGCACGATCGCCGACGACACCTCGACCGGCGCGTGGTCCGTGCGACGCCTGACGCCCGGCCCCGGCTACTACGGCGCGCTGGCCGTCGATCGACCCGGCCCGTCGCTCGCCTGCTGGCGATGGCCTGCGTGA
- a CDS encoding ABC-F family ATP-binding cassette domain-containing protein — MNLVTLEHIAKQFSERVLLDDIDLRLNTGDRIGLIGINGSGKTTLLRIVAGAEPPDAGTVTVWGGVRVVYLPQEPVLDPSHTVLEAVYAADAPVLSLLRDYHAMNVALVAAPDDAAGQARLSRLAAELDRTSGWAAEAEAKAVLHRLGITDVDARVGTLSGGQQKRVALAKALIDPADLLVLDEPTNHVDAETIAWLEQYLLRSPRALLMVTHDRYFLDRVANRILELDRRQLVSYPGSYRHYLEQRSQRHERLAKMEDTRRGQLRRELEWLRRGAKARSTKQKARIQRVEEMQQIQYDSGEDRVALALAGRRLGKQVLAATGIGKVFDGRAVLSGVDLSLGPGDRIGIVGPNGAGKSTLLDILAGVLDASEGDIKWGETVAVGYFDQRSAALRDDMKVIDYIDQEAPVIRMADGSQVTSSRMLEWLLFPGPQQHAQIGSLSGGERRRLYLLRTLIHRPNVLLLDEPTNDLDIETLGVLESFLDTFTGTVIVVSHDRYFLDRVVDQLAVLEDGRLHVGYPTPFESFLRIRGEQRAQAATGAASTAGVRAPVKVDGRVRDANAPSPSPSSRKRTWKESRELEGLEQTIADLEARQKALTTAIETAGSDFTRLQSLSDDLATVADALDAATERWLALSELAG; from the coding sequence ATGAACCTCGTCACCCTCGAGCACATCGCCAAGCAGTTCAGCGAGCGCGTCCTGCTGGACGACATCGACCTTCGCCTGAACACGGGCGATCGGATCGGGCTGATCGGCATCAACGGCAGCGGCAAGACGACGCTGCTGCGGATCGTCGCCGGCGCGGAGCCGCCCGATGCCGGTACGGTGACGGTCTGGGGCGGCGTGCGCGTCGTCTACCTGCCGCAGGAGCCCGTCCTCGATCCGTCGCACACCGTGCTCGAGGCGGTGTACGCCGCGGACGCGCCGGTGTTGTCGCTGCTGCGCGACTACCACGCCATGAACGTCGCCCTCGTGGCGGCGCCGGACGACGCAGCCGGGCAGGCGCGGCTGTCGCGGTTGGCGGCGGAGCTCGATCGCACGTCGGGCTGGGCGGCGGAGGCCGAGGCCAAGGCGGTGCTCCACCGGCTCGGCATCACCGACGTCGATGCCCGCGTCGGCACGCTGAGCGGTGGGCAGCAGAAGCGGGTCGCGCTGGCCAAGGCGCTCATCGATCCAGCGGACCTGCTCGTGCTCGACGAGCCGACGAACCACGTGGACGCGGAGACGATCGCCTGGCTGGAGCAGTACCTGCTGCGCAGCCCGCGCGCCCTGTTGATGGTCACCCACGACCGCTACTTCCTCGACCGCGTGGCGAACCGCATCCTCGAGCTGGATCGGCGGCAGCTCGTGAGCTATCCCGGCAGCTACCGCCACTACCTCGAGCAGCGCAGCCAGCGCCACGAGCGGCTGGCCAAGATGGAGGACACGCGCCGGGGGCAGCTGCGGCGCGAGCTGGAGTGGCTGCGGCGGGGTGCCAAGGCGCGCAGCACGAAGCAGAAGGCGCGCATCCAGCGGGTCGAGGAGATGCAGCAGATCCAGTATGACAGCGGCGAGGACCGCGTCGCGCTGGCGCTGGCGGGCCGACGGCTCGGCAAGCAGGTGCTGGCGGCCACCGGGATCGGCAAGGTGTTCGATGGCCGCGCCGTCCTGTCCGGCGTCGACCTGAGCCTCGGTCCCGGCGACCGAATCGGGATCGTCGGCCCGAACGGCGCCGGCAAGAGCACGCTGCTCGACATCCTGGCCGGCGTGCTCGACGCCTCCGAGGGCGACATCAAGTGGGGCGAGACCGTCGCCGTCGGCTACTTCGACCAGCGGAGCGCGGCGCTGCGCGACGACATGAAGGTGATCGACTACATCGACCAGGAGGCGCCCGTCATCCGCATGGCGGATGGGTCCCAGGTGACGTCCTCCCGGATGCTGGAGTGGCTGCTCTTCCCGGGACCGCAACAGCACGCCCAGATCGGCAGCCTGTCCGGCGGTGAGCGGCGGCGCCTCTACCTCCTGCGCACCCTCATCCACCGCCCGAACGTGCTGCTCCTGGACGAGCCGACGAACGACCTCGACATCGAGACCCTCGGCGTCCTCGAGTCGTTTCTCGACACGTTCACCGGCACGGTCATCGTCGTGAGCCACGACCGCTACTTCCTCGACCGCGTCGTGGACCAGCTGGCGGTGCTTGAGGACGGGCGGCTGCACGTGGGCTACCCGACGCCGTTCGAATCGTTCCTGCGGATTCGCGGCGAGCAGCGGGCGCAGGCGGCCACCGGCGCCGCGTCCACCGCCGGCGTCCGCGCGCCCGTCAAGGTCGACGGCCGTGTCCGCGACGCCAATGCGCCGTCGCCGTCGCCATCGTCCCGCAAGCGCACGTGGAAGGAATCGCGTGAGCTCGAGGGCCTCGAGCAAACGATCGCCGACCTCGAAGCCCGCCAAAAGGCGCTGACCACGGCCATCGAGACGGCCGGCAGCGACTTCACGCGCCTGCAATCGCTATCCGACGACCTGGCCACGGTCGCCGATGCCCTGGATGCCGCCACGGAGAGGTGGTTGGCGTTGAGCGAGTTGGCGGGTTGA
- a CDS encoding PD40 domain-containing protein: MRRPYAGGVMMGVGAVIMGVIGSVGVGAVIMGVLGSVAGVSAAPMGMHGLQVTPMPNPIVDVDVTDDVFVPAAVTVTFGSTVRWVNRGERLHSVTSDAGWFNWTLAPGRGLRVRFLSPGVFRYHCVYHGAMTGRVVVVPEVSDGTATPTGTPAATSPWHEPTPGPVGPPVGPAQGGAIVFQDVAAAGGRTDLFVIAADGTGRQALVNTPQLTEAQPHWSPDRRAVAYTATGGSGAAAQWRIEVVDVATGERRAVTNGPAHFEPRWRPDGAWIAYTVIQYITSSQGQIIGGSGIAVVRPDGTGARLLFSATGNSQVIGNPSWSPDGRTLAFVLRAADRGNGADGELWALDLTTSTTRRLFAHPGWDDVQPAWSPDGRRIAFASHASSVGRRPYAVWLLDLDTGTAGTVATHPDWSLFRPSWSPGGGWIIFNAEIATTPSRDVRLYYVQDGGGTVYGPLTTGAEPDWAGVTSFEPPPPPFTPEPTATPGAGTGTSVSSATTTPTATFPPPPLTPLPLPSPPSETSVPGPPPTFPVPSETPELPTATTAPTESATPTPLPATPTATPSPDASATTPGGEATPTGGAGGRRVWLPVAFG; encoded by the coding sequence ATGCGTCGCCCCTACGCGGGTGGGGTGATGATGGGCGTGGGTGCCGTCATCATGGGGGTCATTGGGTCGGTGGGCGTGGGTGCCGTCATCATGGGGGTTCTTGGGTCGGTGGCGGGGGTGTCGGCGGCGCCGATGGGGATGCACGGGCTGCAGGTGACGCCGATGCCGAATCCGATCGTCGACGTCGATGTGACGGACGATGTGTTCGTGCCGGCGGCGGTGACGGTGACCTTCGGGTCGACGGTGCGGTGGGTGAATCGGGGGGAGCGGCTGCACTCGGTGACGAGCGATGCCGGGTGGTTCAACTGGACGTTGGCGCCGGGGCGGGGCTTGCGGGTCCGGTTTCTGTCGCCGGGTGTGTTTCGGTACCACTGCGTGTACCACGGGGCGATGACGGGGCGGGTGGTCGTCGTGCCCGAGGTGTCGGACGGGACAGCGACGCCGACCGGGACGCCGGCCGCGACGTCGCCGTGGCACGAACCGACCCCCGGTCCCGTCGGGCCGCCGGTCGGGCCGGCGCAGGGCGGGGCGATCGTGTTCCAGGACGTGGCGGCGGCGGGCGGGCGGACGGACTTGTTCGTCATCGCCGCCGACGGCACCGGGCGGCAGGCGCTGGTCAACACGCCGCAGCTGACGGAGGCGCAACCGCATTGGTCGCCGGATCGGCGCGCGGTGGCGTACACGGCGACGGGCGGGTCGGGCGCGGCGGCGCAGTGGCGAATCGAGGTCGTCGACGTGGCGACGGGCGAGCGGCGGGCGGTGACGAACGGGCCGGCGCACTTCGAGCCGCGCTGGCGGCCGGATGGGGCGTGGATCGCCTACACGGTCATCCAGTACATCACGTCGTCGCAGGGCCAGATCATCGGCGGCAGCGGGATCGCCGTCGTCCGGCCGGACGGCACGGGCGCGCGGCTCCTCTTCTCGGCGACCGGCAACAGCCAGGTGATCGGCAACCCGTCGTGGTCGCCCGACGGGCGCACGTTGGCGTTTGTCCTGCGCGCCGCCGACCGCGGCAACGGCGCGGACGGTGAGCTCTGGGCGCTCGACCTGACGACGTCGACGACGCGGCGCCTGTTCGCCCACCCCGGCTGGGACGATGTCCAGCCCGCGTGGTCGCCGGACGGCCGCCGGATCGCGTTCGCGTCGCACGCTTCGTCGGTCGGGCGGCGGCCGTACGCTGTTTGGCTGCTCGACTTGGACACCGGCACGGCCGGCACCGTCGCCACGCACCCCGATTGGTCGCTGTTCCGCCCGTCATGGTCACCCGGCGGCGGCTGGATCATCTTCAACGCCGAGATTGCGACGACGCCGAGCCGGGACGTGCGGCTGTACTACGTCCAGGACGGCGGCGGGACGGTGTACGGGCCGCTGACGACGGGGGCGGAGCCGGACTGGGCGGGGGTGACGAGCTTCGAGCCGCCGCCGCCACCGTTCACGCCGGAGCCGACGGCGACGCCGGGAGCCGGTACGGGCACGTCGGTATCGAGCGCGACGACCACGCCGACCGCGACGTTCCCGCCGCCGCCGCTGACGCCGCTGCCGCTGCCGAGCCCGCCGAGCGAGACGTCCGTGCCGGGACCGCCGCCGACGTTCCCGGTGCCGAGCGAGACGCCCGAACTGCCGACCGCGACGACGGCCCCGACCGAATCGGCGACGCCCACGCCGCTGCCCGCCACGCCGACCGCGACGCCGTCGCCGGATGCCAGCGCGACCACGCCCGGGGGCGAGGCGACGCCGACGGGCGGGGCGGGCGGGCGGCGGGTGTGGCTGCCGGTGGCGTTCGGCTGA
- a CDS encoding exosortase-associated EpsI family protein has protein sequence MSLLPPEGLPTHRRQRRLIAVAAAVLVAALLFARTRDAMPPPPTMPAGGHVVFADTAGWYGRTPGEVAMRSTVDWSLSALPAALPLDLGPWAGEDRAEDPAVDIWLRDPEVSIARTYRRADGALVWLTAFGSRGGHSYHLFEHTPETCYPLGGWAIEAFDARAVRLPHGPRPLSVNFGTAKKSGAKGELVFLYVYLWDHPGRDPERGVVSLRLAAPVRGTSAETAAMLTDDFLPSLFPATLAWRRF, from the coding sequence ATGTCGTTGCTTCCACCTGAGGGCCTGCCGACGCATCGTCGCCAACGCCGCCTGATCGCCGTTGCCGCCGCCGTCCTCGTCGCCGCACTGCTGTTTGCCCGCACCCGCGATGCGATGCCCCCCCCGCCCACCATGCCGGCCGGCGGCCACGTCGTTTTCGCCGACACCGCCGGCTGGTATGGTCGGACGCCCGGCGAGGTCGCGATGCGGTCGACCGTCGACTGGTCGCTCAGCGCGTTGCCGGCCGCGCTGCCGCTCGACCTCGGGCCATGGGCGGGTGAGGATCGGGCCGAGGACCCGGCCGTCGACATCTGGCTGCGCGATCCCGAGGTCTCGATCGCCCGCACCTATCGCCGCGCGGACGGCGCGCTGGTCTGGCTCACGGCGTTCGGCAGCCGGGGCGGGCACAGCTACCATCTGTTCGAGCACACGCCCGAGACGTGTTATCCGCTCGGCGGCTGGGCGATCGAGGCGTTCGACGCGCGCGCCGTGCGGTTGCCGCACGGGCCGCGGCCGCTGTCCGTGAACTTCGGTACCGCCAAGAAGAGCGGCGCCAAGGGAGAGCTCGTGTTCCTCTACGTCTACCTGTGGGACCACCCCGGGCGTGACCCCGAGCGCGGCGTCGTGAGCCTGCGCCTCGCGGCGCCGGTGCGCGGCACGTCCGCCGAGACGGCCGCGATGCTGACGGACGACTTCCTGCCCAGCCTCTTCCCGGCGACGCTCGCCTGGCGGCGGTTCTAG
- a CDS encoding branched-chain amino acid transaminase: MKGQFAFFKGQIVGIEDAKISVRTHALNYGTGCFEGIRGYWNDEEQQMLVFRLREHFERMIKSCALLFMDLPYSADDLSRITIDLLRREGYREDAYIRPLAYKSDEMIGVRLHGLKDELSIFATPFGQYVDNEEGARVMVSSWRRVDDNSMPARGKITGTYVNSAFAKSEALMNGYDEAIVLNQNGHVSEGSAENIFIVRDGVIITPPVFDNILEGITRSTVMQLCGERLGMPVQERSIDRSELYGADEVFFTGTGVQIAAVVEIDKRRVGSGQMGPVAAGLRDLYFDVVRGRVPEYRHWCTPVFEPAAVPTPA, encoded by the coding sequence ATGAAGGGACAGTTCGCGTTCTTCAAGGGCCAGATCGTCGGAATCGAGGACGCCAAGATCAGCGTCCGCACGCACGCCCTCAATTACGGCACCGGCTGTTTCGAGGGCATCCGCGGCTACTGGAACGACGAAGAGCAACAGATGCTGGTCTTCCGACTGCGCGAGCACTTCGAGCGGATGATCAAGAGCTGCGCGCTCCTGTTCATGGACCTTCCGTACAGCGCCGACGACCTCAGCCGGATCACGATCGACCTGCTCCGGCGCGAGGGCTACCGCGAAGACGCGTATATCCGACCCCTCGCCTACAAGTCGGACGAGATGATCGGCGTCCGGCTGCACGGACTCAAGGATGAGCTCTCGATCTTCGCCACCCCGTTCGGCCAGTACGTCGACAACGAGGAGGGCGCCCGCGTCATGGTCTCGTCGTGGCGGCGGGTGGACGACAACAGCATGCCGGCCCGCGGCAAGATCACCGGCACGTACGTGAACAGCGCCTTCGCGAAGAGCGAGGCGCTGATGAACGGCTACGACGAGGCGATCGTCCTGAACCAGAACGGCCACGTCTCCGAGGGCAGTGCCGAGAACATCTTCATCGTCCGCGACGGCGTGATCATCACGCCGCCCGTCTTCGACAACATCCTCGAGGGAATCACCCGCTCGACGGTCATGCAGCTGTGTGGCGAGCGCCTCGGGATGCCCGTCCAAGAGCGCTCGATCGACCGCAGCGAGCTCTACGGTGCCGACGAGGTGTTCTTCACCGGCACGGGCGTCCAGATCGCCGCCGTCGTCGAGATCGACAAGCGCCGCGTCGGGTCCGGCCAGATGGGGCCGGTGGCCGCCGGGCTGCGGGACCTCTACTTCGATGTCGTCCGCGGCCGCGTGCCGGAGTACCGCCACTGGTGCACGCCGGTCTTCGAGCCCGCCGCCGTCCCGACGCCCGCGTAG
- a CDS encoding YaiI/YqxD family protein, with amino-acid sequence MPPPAPPAPPDPRPPTLVVDADGCPVKNEVYRVGRRYGLKVILVANTQLGGPPMEGVERIVVRSGLDTADDWIAEHVGPRDIVVTADIPLASRCVAAGARALSPRGRVFTPDDVGDALATRDLLTSLREGGVMTGGPPPFTPRDRSKFLQKLDELVQAALRAE; translated from the coding sequence ATGCCACCCCCCGCCCCGCCCGCACCGCCCGACCCGCGACCCCCGACGCTCGTCGTCGACGCCGACGGCTGCCCCGTGAAGAACGAAGTCTACCGCGTCGGGCGGCGGTACGGGTTGAAGGTGATCCTCGTCGCCAACACCCAGCTCGGCGGCCCGCCGATGGAAGGCGTCGAGCGCATCGTCGTCCGGAGCGGCCTCGACACGGCCGACGACTGGATCGCCGAGCACGTCGGACCGCGGGACATCGTCGTGACCGCCGACATCCCGCTCGCCTCGCGCTGCGTCGCCGCCGGCGCCCGCGCCCTCAGCCCCCGCGGCCGCGTGTTCACGCCCGACGACGTCGGCGACGCGCTGGCGACGCGCGACCTCCTGACCAGCCTGCGCGAGGGCGGCGTCATGACCGGCGGTCCGCCGCCGTTCACGCCGCGGGACCGGTCGAAGTTCCTGCAGAAGTTGGATGAGCTGGTGCAGGCGGCGCTGCGGGCGGAGTGA
- a CDS encoding exosortase/archaeosortase family protein — MPKADDRLPLAAAAAALIAAAVLFAPAMAWVAATWRVNPYYSHGPLVAVAAVILAWRAAKRLGPAAPSVAGLALVVLSVAAHALAARYALWPASALALVGLLAGACLIVGGPAWLRAFALPLALLALAIPLPWVAHIAPRLASAAAGQAAALVGPLGVDVIHRGPQLIVGDGSFQVGAPCSGLRSIVALVTLAVGLAGTLHGPRARRWSLVALAVPLALVANTVRLSGLLVVAEAFGTVPGLTYYHGLSSPVLFAAAVLGLLWMGRAMGCDVVAST; from the coding sequence TTGCCGAAGGCTGACGACAGACTGCCCCTCGCCGCCGCCGCCGCCGCGCTCATCGCGGCGGCCGTGCTGTTCGCGCCGGCCATGGCCTGGGTGGCAGCGACGTGGCGCGTGAACCCGTACTACTCGCACGGCCCGCTCGTCGCCGTGGCCGCGGTCATCCTCGCCTGGCGCGCCGCAAAGCGCCTCGGACCCGCCGCGCCGTCCGTCGCGGGCCTTGCGCTCGTCGTGCTGTCCGTCGCCGCCCATGCGCTCGCCGCGCGGTACGCGCTGTGGCCCGCCTCGGCGCTCGCGCTCGTCGGGCTCTTGGCCGGTGCATGCCTGATCGTCGGCGGGCCTGCGTGGCTGCGCGCGTTCGCCCTCCCGCTGGCGCTCCTCGCTCTGGCGATCCCGCTGCCGTGGGTCGCCCACATCGCCCCGCGCCTCGCTTCCGCCGCTGCCGGTCAAGCCGCCGCCCTCGTCGGCCCGCTCGGCGTAGACGTGATTCACCGCGGCCCTCAGCTGATCGTCGGTGACGGCAGCTTCCAGGTGGGCGCGCCGTGCAGCGGCCTGCGATCGATTGTGGCGCTCGTGACGCTGGCCGTCGGCCTGGCGGGGACGCTGCACGGGCCGCGCGCACGGCGCTGGTCGCTCGTCGCGCTGGCGGTGCCGCTCGCGCTCGTCGCCAACACCGTTCGGCTCAGCGGGCTGCTCGTCGTGGCGGAGGCCTTCGGTACGGTGCCCGGACTGACGTACTACCACGGGCTGTCGAGCCCGGTGCTGTTTGCGGCAGCGGTGCTGGGGTTGTTGTGGATGGGGAGAGCGATGGGGTGTGATGTCGTTGCTTCCACCTGA
- a CDS encoding PE-PGRS family protein, producing MGESAGGGGGGRDDADGSLTARQPAAAATRYACVVALAVAIAQSTSPSPSAHAQSRDIPVHTPADLTRALAAASPGDVITLAPGTYTLPPKLAVTRPGTPDRPITVRAATLGDALLRFVSTDGTYVEGFHVTAADWRFENLDIEGDCADDSRCEHAFHIVGDAERTVIDGGRLHAFNAMIKGNGQDMGAAGGGWRWPDDVVIRDTEFFSPAGRKTSNPVTPIDVVGGRRWHVVGNFIHDHFKDGGDHISYAAFLKGNSRDGVFERNLVVCEMLHKGGIRLGLSFGGGGSSPDRICEDGTCSPEHQGGVMRNNVIAHCPADVGIYLNEAKATRIEHNTLYDTAGIDVRFAASVADITGNLVQGRVRERDGGKARIVGTLQLSAADFRTWFRDPDGRDFALKDGSAIVDQARTISGLIDDWCGNARDDARPDIGAFEYRDGRTCDTTGSPPRLAPPGPTPEPTVSSGPPTSSATTMATSMATSTSTWTSTWPATSTATATLTAIPTPIETAVPRARIALPWAMRVGR from the coding sequence ATGGGGGAGTCCGCGGGTGGTGGAGGTGGCGGACGAGACGACGCCGACGGCTCGTTGACGGCGCGCCAACCGGCCGCTGCCGCGACTCGTTACGCCTGCGTCGTCGCCCTTGCCGTTGCCATCGCACAGTCGACGTCACCGTCCCCTTCCGCCCACGCCCAGTCCCGAGACATCCCCGTCCACACCCCCGCCGACCTCACCCGCGCCCTCGCCGCCGCCTCCCCCGGCGACGTGATCACCCTCGCCCCCGGCACCTACACCCTCCCCCCCAAGCTCGCCGTCACCCGCCCCGGCACCCCCGACCGCCCCATCACCGTCCGCGCGGCCACGCTCGGCGACGCGCTGCTGCGGTTCGTGTCGACGGACGGCACGTACGTCGAGGGCTTCCACGTGACCGCCGCCGACTGGCGCTTCGAGAACCTCGACATCGAAGGCGACTGCGCGGACGACAGCCGGTGCGAGCACGCGTTCCACATCGTCGGCGATGCGGAGCGGACGGTGATCGACGGCGGCCGGCTGCATGCGTTCAACGCGATGATCAAGGGCAACGGGCAGGACATGGGCGCGGCGGGCGGCGGCTGGCGCTGGCCGGACGACGTCGTCATCCGCGACACCGAGTTCTTCAGCCCGGCGGGGCGAAAGACGAGCAACCCGGTGACGCCGATCGATGTCGTGGGCGGGCGGCGGTGGCACGTCGTCGGCAACTTCATCCACGATCACTTCAAGGACGGCGGCGACCACATCAGCTACGCCGCGTTCCTCAAGGGCAACAGCCGCGACGGTGTGTTCGAGCGCAACCTCGTCGTGTGCGAGATGCTCCACAAGGGCGGGATCCGGCTAGGCCTGTCCTTCGGCGGCGGCGGGTCGAGCCCGGACCGGATCTGCGAGGACGGGACGTGCAGCCCGGAGCACCAGGGCGGCGTGATGCGCAACAACGTCATCGCCCACTGCCCGGCGGACGTCGGGATCTACCTGAACGAGGCCAAGGCGACGCGGATCGAGCACAATACGCTCTACGACACGGCCGGGATCGACGTCCGCTTCGCCGCGTCGGTCGCCGACATCACCGGCAATCTCGTCCAAGGCCGCGTCCGCGAGCGCGACGGCGGCAAGGCCCGGATCGTCGGCACCCTCCAACTCAGCGCCGCCGACTTCCGCACCTGGTTTCGCGACCCCGACGGGCGCGACTTCGCGCTGAAGGACGGCAGCGCGATCGTCGATCAAGCCCGGACGATTTCCGGCCTCATCGACGACTGGTGCGGCAACGCGCGGGACGACGCTCGGCCCGACATCGGCGCGTTCGAGTACCGGGACGGGCGGACGTGCGATACGACCGGGTCGCCGCCGCGGCTGGCGCCGCCAGGGCCGACACCCGAGCCGACGGTGTCGTCGGGGCCGCCGACGTCGAGTGCGACAACCATGGCGACCTCCATGGCGACGTCGACCTCGACATGGACCTCGACATGGCCCGCAACATCGACCGCGACCGCGACCCTGACCGCAATCCCGACCCCGATCGAGACGGCCGTCCCCCGCGCCCGCATCGCGTTGCCGTGGGCGATGCGCGTCGGTCGATAG
- a CDS encoding tRNA-dihydrouridine synthase family protein, with protein MNDLHPAPPGHIPGQPLTALAPMQDVTHLPFMRVIAHYGAPDCFFTEYFRVHEVSCPEPHILRSITDHATGRAVFAQLIGEHIPSMVRTAKALSAYPVAGIDLNMGCPAPKIYKKNVGGGLLRDPDKVDALLGALRDAVRGRFTVKMRVGFDNTEPFERILALVNKHGVDLLTIHGRTVAEMYRPGVRYDLIAQAVRSVRCPVLANGDVTSAATAVAVLSATGAAGVMIGRHAIRNPWIFRQTRDVLAGRPVTPVTLAEVREYIDRLYRETTSPTASSVAHVHKLKKYLNFIGQSVDPDGTFLHQMRRAISETELFHICDRHLLSEPDRHASIEPYPGVFARPNSEAPLDGCSLATVTG; from the coding sequence ATGAACGACCTCCACCCCGCACCCCCCGGCCACATCCCCGGCCAACCCCTGACCGCCCTCGCTCCGATGCAGGACGTCACCCACCTGCCGTTCATGCGCGTCATCGCGCACTACGGGGCGCCGGACTGCTTCTTCACTGAGTACTTCCGCGTGCACGAGGTATCGTGCCCGGAGCCGCACATCCTGCGCTCGATCACGGACCACGCCACCGGCCGCGCGGTGTTCGCGCAGCTCATCGGCGAGCACATCCCGTCGATGGTGCGCACCGCCAAGGCCCTCTCCGCCTACCCCGTGGCCGGCATCGACCTGAACATGGGCTGCCCGGCGCCGAAGATCTACAAGAAGAACGTCGGCGGCGGGCTGCTGCGCGATCCGGACAAGGTCGACGCGCTGCTCGGCGCGCTGCGCGACGCCGTGCGCGGCCGCTTCACCGTCAAGATGCGCGTCGGCTTCGACAACACCGAGCCCTTCGAGCGCATCCTCGCCCTCGTCAACAAGCACGGCGTCGACCTGCTGACGATCCACGGCCGCACCGTCGCCGAGATGTACCGCCCCGGCGTCCGCTACGACCTCATCGCCCAGGCGGTTCGTTCTGTTCGCTGCCCGGTGCTCGCCAACGGCGACGTCACGTCCGCCGCGACAGCCGTCGCCGTCCTGTCTGCAACCGGCGCAGCCGGGGTAATGATCGGCCGCCACGCCATCCGAAACCCGTGGATCTTCCGCCAGACGCGCGACGTGCTCGCCGGCCGCCCGGTCACGCCCGTCACGCTCGCCGAGGTGCGCGAGTACATCGATCGCCTCTACCGCGAGACCACGTCGCCGACCGCGTCCAGCGTCGCCCACGTGCACAAGCTCAAGAAGTACCTGAACTTTATCGGCCAGAGCGTCGATCCCGACGGAACGTTCCTGCACCAGATGCGCCGCGCCATATCCGAGACCGAGCTCTTCCACATCTGCGACCGCCACCTGCTCAGCGAGCCCGACCGCCACGCGTCGATCGAGCCGTACCCAGGCGTCTTCGCGCGGCCGAACAGCGAGGCGCCACTGGACGGGTGCTCGTTGGCGACGGTAACCGGTTGA